The Theobroma cacao cultivar B97-61/B2 chromosome 1, Criollo_cocoa_genome_V2, whole genome shotgun sequence genome contains the following window.
AATGGGAGGTAAGCCCCACCATGCCCTTTCCTCAAAACAAGTGGCGCTGCAGTGTCAGGGACCCTATCCAAGGCCTTCATGCAGGCATCCACCACATCAGCGAACCCAGTAGCAGCAGTAGCCAGCTGCAACTGTAACCTCAAATCCCTAGTCCTCTTCAACAAGCATCTAAATGATCTCTCAAGGTATTTGGCCCATTCTGCGGGCAACCCTCCACCAGTGAGCCAAACTGAGAATTGGGACTGATCACCTCTGGCTGCTACCTCAGCCCTATAGAATCTTGCCAGTTCAATAAGCATAGATGGCTGAAGAGGAAGCACAGCCACAAATTCAGCCACAAACTCTTCTGTCAGTTCTGGATTGAGCATCTGATTCCAAAGTACTAGGGCCCATTCTGTTGGCTGATTGAGACCATAGGCTTCTGCAACTATTAGAGCCTCTTGGAAACGCGATTGCTCAACTAGCGCTCGCCTAGCATTTGTTTCAGATAGGTTGAGCCACTTAGAATCTGGCATTCGTATTTGAAGAGAGACAAGGGAAGCCTGGGCGCAAGCCCTGCGTGTTTTATTGCCAGCATCAATTGAAGAGTGCACTTCAGCAGCTTCAATGAAATAGCGCATTGATTCCAGGAGATCTTCATTCTGGTCTCTGTCATAACGTTGAAACCACTGCAAGGAAGCTTGCTCCGCTCGTGATTCCAGCAGAGCAGCTGTTTCATGCTTCATGTCAAAGTGGTTATAAACctgcaaagaagaaaagcacAACAGAAAGGAAACTGATGATTGGACCAAAACAGTTTTTAAGTATATGAACATGGCAACATGAGATAAATATATTTCACAAAAGCCTAGATGAGGTCTGCAAAATATCTTTAACTAAAAGAACTGCATATTTTCCGATTGCCAAACAGCATGGAACTCCTTGAATCCTCTATTACATGTATAATTTCCTAGACTAGCTTCCAAAAGGAATCAAATGACAACATATCAAATGACCATCAACCTAATTTGAAGCCAGTAAATTGcccaattaataaatataataaatatgatGGCCTAAATAGACCAGTCCAAGGCTAGGCTATCTGCACAGGCCTGCAAGCCTGGCCAGCTTCGGGCTGCGCTTGGGCTAAGATTTtccattttattattttgtaaaatgaataatatattcttatttaaattcaattaacacaatataattaaaaatgttaaaataccaatctaaaacattttttatcattttatttaatatataataaaagtttAAGTCCATAAGCAGGCCTGGGCTTAGCTCTTAAGGAGGGGCTTGCCCGGCCCTGCCCATGGACACCTCTGGGCCTAAATACTATGCTATAGTTAGTAGTACAGCCTTAGTCTTGTAAAGAAACCTTAATTAGTTAGTCTTATATGATGTATATTTATAAACTCAAAACAGCTTTTTCAAACAGATGATATTGATGGGCTAAAAAAACAGATGAGATTGAAGCCAAACATGCATACACTAACCATAGCAAATGCATCAAGGTCGTAAGGGTTAAAATGCTTCAATGATGTCAGAACAGCCATTCGAAATCCTCTGACAGCCTCAGCAGTGCCTGCATTTGTGTCTGCAGCAGTGGAATACTTCCGAAGAAGTAGATCCAATTGACCATTTTCTATGAGAATGCCAAGAATGAAATTAAGAGCATGGAAATTTCCAACTCCAGTTATCAAGCGAGCCAAACATGCAAAATCACCCTCAGAAACATAAGCTTCAACCCGGGTTGCAGCAAGGGCTACAAGAACATCAACTCCATCAAGGCATGCTGATGATTTGTAGAAATGGTGGGAAAGAATAAGAAGCTCAACCTGAGAACATAATTTTCCAGTGAATGAAAGGTTCATGCGTAAAAAACACAACCCCTCTAGAGcaagaaataaaacaaaaaattttgccTTGAAAATCTCATGCTTTGTTGAAATAACAAGTTAGAAAGCATAAAAACTGCACAAGTGATACAACTAAAGAAGATATAATAGAATGAGAGTTATTGATCATACTACAACCAAAAGAACAGAGCCTGTTCTCACTAGACTCTCAAATACCTAATTACATCTATATTAAGGATTGACTTTCAAAATATGACTTCTCTAGGATAATGATGGCAACCAAAACATCAATGCTACACCAGTTATAGTTTCACAAATTTCTTAACAAAGTTTCTACATATGATACACATTCATATATTCTTAAAAAGCTTGATATTTTTAATCCTCACAAAATGATACTCAATTATTGTTATAATAAGATACTACCTCACAGGCATGCGGTATTTCTTGTCCAGTAATCACTAAACGCATCAATGCATGGCCAATTTCTGGTTCAGAAGGACACAGTTCAGCCCACTTCAAGAAATCTGAAAATCTCCACAATAGAGGAGCCGGGCCTTCTTCTTTCTGAGAATCCATATATCCCCCACGATGAGCAGCCAATAAACCCTAAAGCATACTGAATATGTGAGGTCAACAGGTTGCATAGAAATACAAAGAAAGTAATCCCCAACTGACACACAAACATATATTTCTCACGCTGATTTTAGGTGCAGTGCAAAGATGTGGATGACAACAGAACCATATAATTAGGTGCAGTTCGTGGATATAAATGACAACAGAAATATAAAGACTTCTCACACAACTAAAATCCAGATACTGAAAGCAATATAAGCATTAAAACTCAAGTGATCATTTTAAGTGCACCCAAGAAATCACCTTTAGAAAGGATTCTGCAAGAATTTGAGCAATACTAGCAGCTGGCATAACATGAGTTTGCACAAGGAGATTTGCTTCTTCAAAAGATTCTTGTGCTTTAAGAGAGAGTAGCTGTAGCAATTCAACAGGCTGCTTGCCAAATGCCTCCAAAAATGAAAGACCCAAGACTTTTGCAGCTTTGACAACAGCTATTATTCTCTTACATAACCCACGTCCACTACCTTCAGTGAAAACAGTTGCTAAATTCTCCAAGACCTTTGAAATTCAGAATAGGAGTCAGATAGGAATATCAGAGCAACAACTAACCAGGAAAGTTAAGGAAGAACCACGAGTAACCCATGAATGAGGAAAACTCTGGTTGAACTTTAACTGCTCAAAACCTAGATCAACTGATACAGATAATGGAGATATGAGAAACTACAGAGATAACAAGTACCTGCAATGGGTAGATGAAATGCTGATCAGTTGGTATATTGTATGACTGAATAACAGAAAGAAATTCCTCATCAAGCTTTGCTATTAATCTTTCGCTGGTAGGAGTGGATATCGCAGCAAGTTTCAAAGCAGTATCCACTAGTATGAATTCAGAAGGCATCTGTCCTGGAGACAGCTTCTGCTGGAGTTGTTTGGCAGCCGTTATTTGTCCAAACTCCAGTAAGGATAGGACAGCCCTTTCAAGTTCTGCAGGTCCAACCCTCTCCTCCCACTTAGGAGAAGATATTTCAATTCTAAAGCTTTCATCTTGCAACTGGAAGTCATTTCTAAGGTTGGGAGGATTGGAACTATCTTCAGGCTCGAGGCCCTTTTCTATTGTGTCCACCAGTGGCCTTCTTGATGGCACATAGCCTTTGGCCCTCCGTTTTGTCTTTGAACTCCCAATTGTCACTGTAGAAGAGCTGGAGTCTAATCCTTGATTTCTGTGGTGTACTTCCCTTGCATCATATTTCTCTACAGTTCTACTattcattaaattaatatgattGTCCATCTTTGTTATTACGCTAGCAGTTCTATCGATAATGTTGGAACTATTCCCCGTGACAGGGTTCCGGCTAGAACTTGTTAAACTGATCTCTCCTTCACTTTTCACTTGAGCTTCAGATTCCACAGCCAAAAGCCATACTCTAGTCTCAATTTCTCGCAGAAGATGTAAAGGATAAACTCTGATAAATTTAGCACAGAGGTTAAAAAGGAACCTGAATACTTGGATGCAAAGAAGCAATTCAATTTGGATAAATCACTTACGGTTTGGACTGGGTTATCATCCCACTTAACCATTGAAGAGAAAGCAGCAACATTTCATGAAGCTCACTTGCTGGAAGATCTTTCTCCACTGCTTCTGCATGCTTAAGGAAAAACAACCCCACCTGCAAGCCAACAGCAAGATTGCATTGAGAATAAATGAGCAAGCTGCCAAAAACAAGATTCTGGCTGACATCCGTCACATGTATGATGAAAGCATACCTGTAAAGCAGGATAGGAATATCTGACGAATAGCGTCTGGCAGTGATCCCATAAAGCAACTCTCTCTTCAGGGACATCCCAAAGGAATTCTTTCCATTCAGCTACCATGGATTCAGCCTAAAGGGCAAAGAAAACTGACAGTCAGAAGTTCAAGAGGCTAACACTAGAAAAGAACATTCATTGCAGAAGGTATGTAGCATATTAGAACTCAAAATAAATGGCAATAGACCAGATGcatcaagaaaataaatttcctCCAAACATGGCCTCATTTGGAACTCAACTTCACAATCATGTGTTGAGCATACCTGGATTATCCATCATTGTGATGTAATAATCCTTACTTGTAGGACAACTCTATATTAGGTTTACTCCTAGAGCCTGGAAGATTCTCCATCAAATTCTCATCACCCTCCTATCGATGGGAATCCAATTTTCACTAAAATATCTGATATCCATGAATATGATCTACTAAGTCTAGGCAATGTGACAAAATATCCTCAATTTACACACTTTCACATTTTGTCTTTTTGTCAAAGCACCTATAACTCCATATCAAAACAGTCTATTATACTCTACCTAAATCTGGAACATAACATCAAAGCACGACACACTGTACAAATCTCAGATTTTTAAACATAGTTTTGACAACCATCAATCAGTCCATGCATATGTGGATGCCTATAAGTGTGTGTCTATCTTTGTTTGCTCCGTCAATATATCCATGACCATTTCCACCactctttccttttctcttcttggAAGCTAGTAAACAACCTAACTCTCTTCAGATGTCCTACAAGGGGCAATCTTGAAATCAGATCACAAAAGCACTCTTCACAAACACTGATTATGCCATCACCAATTCCAAGGGAAAaactaccttttttttttctctgctCATCTAAATCTAAacaattgtttttttcttcccaATAGTAGGTCCAATAATGCTAAACAGAGTAAATAGATGATCACAGGAAAAGGGATGAGGGTATATAACAACACAAAGTTCCAATGAATGCAGAAAGGATCTTCAAGTGCAAAATAAGGCTACAAAGACAAGCAAAGAGAATAGGctcaacatcaaaacattttttcaaacttcatgCTGTAAGGATAAGGCTGCAACGAATCCAGTTGCCAAAAGAATGAAATGACCCCTCACAACATAAGCACCCCAAAtagaattgattttaatttccacaTGAAACATGTAAGTGGGAAACCATGAAAGCccctaaaattttactttaagtTTCTAACAAATGATTATCAAACTAATTTTTAGAGTCAACAACATACtgcaaaaaaaagaatcaacaaaacTGGTGATTATGCGAATGTCATTCTTCTGTACCCAAATTAGCTATTTTCTGACAATTTAAATACTAGATAAATAATCTGACTCAAATAGGCAAATGCAAAATCTAATAACCTCAGTAATTTGCTTTGTGCCACAAGAAGGAATATAGTGATAATGTACCTGAATTTCAGTAACTTGGTGAACAGTAGATTTCCAAGGTCCACCACTTGCCTCCAACTGCCTAGCCCAGTTGCGTGCTTGCTCCCACTGCCTGTTCTCTTCTAGTGCTGTTAGAAGGGAAGAATCATCTAGAGTCTCATTCCCGAGGTGCAGACCATCATTTTTACGCAAAGAAGGCTCTGCTAGATTAATTTTCCAATAAAGTCGTCGATAGTAAGCTGCCGCAGAGCCTCCATCTCCAAAGTCAGCAGCAGCAAGAAGTTGCAGTAAGCACCTTTTTTCATAAGGAGATGGACAAGTTGAAAGTGTAGCATCAGCAGCTTTTATAGCAGTGGAACTAATCCATGATATTCCAATCTGGCATTCTCTCCCAATATTTGTCTGTAAATGACTTGGTTCTTCCTTAATTCTCACAGAAAACGAACCAAGATGTGCTGAAGCTTCAGACAGACGCATTTGTGAAAATGcctgaagaaaaaaagaacaggAGGAAGGGGATAGTGGAGTGAGAATAGAATCAGGTTTTATCCAACGTGGTACTTTCAATCCTCAACCTTATTTCAAAGCCAAACCcagaatcaaaacataattgttaaaagactttATAGCACTGCTTGTCAGCAGTTGAAACACGTTAATGCACTCTATTACAACAAAAGGAATGCATGGAAAATAAGATCActatatttaacaaaaaaaaatctctttcCTAATTTGTTTCTGAAAGCATAATTCACCAGCTCTGGTCACAGCTTATGACACACAACTCAACCCAGCCCAACTCAACTCAACTGAGTCTTAATCCCTAAACAGTTTAGGAATCAGCTACATGAACCTGTTTTCTCCACACCACCCTGCTTGGTAGCACATCCTCTAAAAGATCCAAAGAGGCCAAACCATTCCTATCACCTCAATCTATGCGATTTTTGGTCTACCTCTACTCTCTTGATTCTTACTACATAAAATACAGCATCCACATTTTTTACTTCATATCCAAAGTGAATATAATCAATCTAACAAAATTATTCAAGTTCAGGTCTTTAAGAAAATATTGCTTTCATGGGACATTTTCTGTTGAACATTTTAAGTTACAATAATGTATTAAATTACGACAAGGAAACCcggaaatatatatatatttatatatacatatatatgaatacatgtacatatatatgtatacatatgtatgtatgtgtgTGTATTTTGTTTGAGATATCATCATTGAAGTTTTCTAAAGCACTTCAAACTTCATTTTCCAATTACTTTAGGGTAAGGCACAAAGTGTCTATGTTTGGCAGCCAAACAACAAATAGAAGTGGCAAACATAGAAACTGCAGTCAGTGACTGAAGACTATGAGGACACATGTACTGCTGGTTGGTGATAACTACCTCACAAGGCTTCTACCAAATTGACAGCAGTTCTCTCCCGCTTAAAAAGTAgcaaagaagaataaaaaatctaGAATTTAGTTTAGCTCACAAACCTGAAGAGCCCGGATAAATGGAAGTAAAGAACACGAAGGGAGGAACATTTCAAATGCTCTTAGTAAAGGCAGAAAGAGGCGTTGTTCACAAAGCACTGCAACCATCTTGGTCAGAGAAGCTGGACCTTCATTAAGATCACTTGAAACATTAATCTGTTCACCAAGTTCAACATTTCTATCTTCCCCAGCAATACTGCCCTCATCAGAAAATATTCTTGTTGCACTATCGGATGTCTCAGACAAGGGAGTCCTAGATATGGATTCCAAAAGCCGCCTACGTTTTGGACTCCGCCGATTGTAATGAAATGAAAGTGCTCTGCTGCCAGCTGGCAAGGAATTGGTAGCTTCTACAGCTGCTGCAACATTATCTGCTATCTGAGAAGCTATGTCATTCACCTTGATGGATTTAGTTTCCCTGTATGACTATATCCAATCAGATCTGAGACTCATAATGacaaatatgattatattcatgaagaaaaatgcaaaatctTAGAAAGAAGGATACTAGACTCATTGGAGAGAATGCAGTGACACAAAAAAGTAGTAAAATGAAAAGATCATAGAAGTATAATTTCATCTTGAGTTGTTTGGAATAACCTGGCTGCAGTTATTTCCAGCCAAACTGTTAAGCAGGACAGTGGAGACACATCTGGAAAGCACGATGCAATCATGGCCAAAATAGACCAGGAAAAGTCCTTTGCTTTTAGCAATAGGGACTCTCCAGGGTTTTTCTGCTTCTCGCAATCGGCTAAAACTCTAAAGAGTTCAACGGGGATATATACATTTTCCTCTGTAAAGGGACTTTCACTCCTTTTCTCAGAAGCATCCAAGTATGATTGGGAGCTAGCCTTTTTTTTTGATTGCATGCTTTTCAAAACTGTCAGTATATGAATCTTAAGCCGAGGATCACTGAATTCCTTTGATGCCTGAAACATGGAAAGAAAGTAACGGGATATAAAATGGtccaaattttttaataacatAGTATAATACCATTAAGCACTAAACTAGGAAGATCAacttaaaattccaaaataagtttaaaaataatgagctTACAACTTGGAACACTGTGTCAAATGAGTACCCTCCTATCTGAGCTTCACTCAAAAATCCAACCTTTAAGAAGACAGGGACACCATAAGTTTGTAGTCAAAGAAAAATTGCTGAtgatcaaaaaattaatgaaaaataatggaCACATACCCAGTCATTGTCTCTTGCTAATACAGCAAGATATTTTGTACTCAAGGGAAGCTGATGCATCTGACAGAAGACAGTGACTAAACTCCAGTACTGGCTTGCAGCTTTTTGTTGAGATCTCAATTCAGTGCCGTCACCATTACCAGTCAACAGCCAAGATCCACATGTCTTTCCCTCCACCAACAGCGGAAGACTAGCCTTCTCTAAATGCTGTAGGACAAGCACAAGAGCTCGTGAAGGCTGTTTACTAGAAACCGAGATTAGAGATCCTTTTTGCTTAGAATTCCTTAAACTATCCCCATGCATACATTCATCAGCAAGTGCTCGAGCTAGAGACTCCATAACATTGTCATCATGTGATGCAGCATGAAATGCAGAACCCTTAGGGGAAAGTTGAGTAAACTTCTCCCTATTTTCAATGGATTTGTAAAAGAAAGATATCCTTCTCAATGCAGCTACATCTACTCGGAGCATGCTGGCTGATGAACCACAAAGCTCCAACAGAAAAACACTTGATGCCACCAATACAGTGTCTTCAAAATGGGTAATGGCAAAGGGCATGACctgaaaattcaagagcaATGAGTATCATCACAGCATCATTATCCAAAGTTGTCCGAGGTCAGTTTTCTTCTTGGTAATTCTGTAGTAGCatatgaaaataaactaaGCCAGCCTACATGAATGCATTTTTTTCCTAGTCAATCTCCATTTCAATCATAAACATACTATAATCTAAATAATATGATAACCACTTACTGATGAAAGAAGAGACTCTTCACTCTCAGATATAGGTGCAAGAAGTGTTTGGACATCTGATTGAACATTTGTCTGTGCAGAAGCACTGGATCTCCCGTCTCTTTTCAACTTTTCAACTCTTGAAGTAAGAAGATGATTAAAAGCTGCAAGTGCACGTCCACGATGCAAGTGATGTTCAAGCCCAAGTCCAGTGTCCTAAAGTGAAAATAAGCAATAGAACTACTGAGAAAAACGATGGTTATGGTTAAACCATATAAGATAATACCAGAAACGATATAAATTGAAGCAAACCCTAAACTAACAGTAGCATAAACCCAAATAAAAGTAACAGGAGCCAAACAAAAGAAGTAAGGAATGATAATATTTCCAACAAGAAACTGCAATATACTCTTCATTCAATTGCAAACAAGGAGAAAGTAGAGAAAAGGTTGAACAAATGATGTCTCATGGAGGAGCAATAATGCCATTAAGACTAATGAGCttccaataaaaataaagcaaaaacaTAGTAGAAGGCCATGATGAAATcagatttatttaataaaataaatgctCCCAGTGCCTTGAGACAAATTACAATGATGCAGCCATCAGTGCTTTACCTAAGTTACATTGCATCAGATAGAATACAAACCTAGTTACCTAAAGGAAACAAATAGGGATTCCTAGATTCAATGTACTacactttattattattattttaattggaagAAGATAGAGGGAAGGACAGAGAATTTACTGGCATATAATTCAAAAGCACAGGATCCTTTCAACATAGAAAAATAAGTCCAATATTCCCACCAATTATCTGTTAAAGTGACTCAAGCAAGAACTTCCATTTGTACACTATACATGAAATTTAAACTCAGATTTCAACCCATTATCCTAACACAGTACAAATGGAAATTCTAAACCAGACATTAATACATCATCCTTACTGTAAAAATGCATGCAATAGGAGGAAGCAAATAAAGTTCTTTCCCTCTAGGATGATTATTATCCATAAGGTATAGTATTAACTAATTATCCAGGAAGAATAAGGATAAACCTCAAGTGAAGAGTGATAAAGTTCCTCTTCAACATGTTTCTGGATAGTTGCTTCCCAGGAGATAGCATTAATCTCAGTTTGTTCGTCAGAATTTATGTAAAAATCAATGTCTCTATCCAACAAAGATTCTCCAGTAGGCAGACCTGAAAGCGTTTGCCATCCAAGGGGACCCTGCAACATTGCACAAACTATAtgatataaaagtaaaatgcCAAAAAGCAAGGGAATAGATGAAATCTGTCAAAGGTAACATTAAATGGCATTTCCTAGAATTTATTTAAGCATGATAAAGCCAAAGCAACAAAGTTTGCCTAGCTACCTACCATATTAACTACATTTGATTAAATggtaaaaaatgagaaaagaaaagagaccTGCACATAAAGCTGGATCAACCGCCGTACAGCCTTAGGAAACCAGCAAGGCAGCATCTGTAGTAGTGAAGTATCACGTCCAgtagagaaaaaaatgttgtCACGCCAATTTAGGTAATCTGCTAAAGCTGCATTCCCAAACCAAAAGGCAAGAATATTGTGCCTAAAATTAAGGCATGATTTTTAATGGGcatgaataaaaaagaaaaagaaaggtaaaaTACTAACCATTTTTTACTCTGGTACTGAAGTAACTGAAAGTTGTATCTTGTCCAAATCCAGATACAAGTGTGCGCCACAATGTAGGATAGTGCTGCAATGTAGGTCTCAAATTTTCTAACGTGCATTGAGCTGTGGAGCTATTATGCCTGTTAACGCTCCCACTACTTAAGCAATTCTGGATTGGAGCAGAAGCATACATTAGAGTCGCTAATGCTGCCATTTCCCCACCTCCTTCCGCAATATCATCAATAGTACAAATTACTTCATCTACTTCATGACCACGGAGGTTTCCACCATGAACTAAATTATCTGACATTATTGAACGAGCATTTGCAAAAGATGCATCATATTCATGCCCTTTAATCCTTGATAAGAGCAGCAATCTTGCCCAATGACAATCTCCCTGAACAGATGCATCACATAAAACAGAAAAGATATGTaagaacataaaaataatttatcatgtAGAACTGAACAATCTATTAGCGACCTTAGTAAACAAGCTGGCAATATCAGAAAGCTTTAAGACAATCCATGTATAAACACATGACATGTTTCACATTGGTGAAGTATGAAAGAAAATCACATCAAGCAAAAGACAAGCCAGTTATGAAGGCCAACAAAACATGGATGAAGGATGGTTATTAAATATCAAACAATCAGATAAGATCAAGTATAAAGAACATTAACAGTCACTGGGCATTATGAAACTTACTGCAGCTTCCTGTAATGAAAAAAGCAAATCATCATTGAGAACCAACTTGTGATGATCAAGATAAAGGTCTAGAAGATTTGGCAAATTATATTGTGCACAGTAGCGAATAAGTAATTTATCCAAAGCTTGCACAGTGTCtgcatgaaaattttcactgcTGTTTGAGAAATGTAGATCTGACAATCTCTCAATGGAATTATCTTCAAATGAAATCTTATATCTGTTTGTAACAAAGCCTGAACGTGCAAGTAGAGATACTATCTCTGCAGTGCCTTCCCAGTAGTCCTTCAAAAAAATCAGTTTCTTTACAAGCTCCTGCTCCATGAGCATCCTTAACCATGTAGAACACATAACAGAGGAAGACAAcctcaaaattttgatatcTGGAACATCCATGCAAATGGCATCCAGTTCTTCAACAGAGCAAATATAATTGCTAAAGTCAGGAAATCCACTGCATTCAACAGTTGAGGCAGGCTGGAAACCATCTAAAGCTATTTGGAGGCTTCCATTTGATAAAACAGATGTAGGAACAAGGTCTAAGAGTTTGAAGACTTCCTCCCAGTCATTACGATATATATAATACTCCAATTGTGACTCCCATGACACATGGACACCCATTATAAAAGGCTGATCCAGTACTATCTGAAAAACGGAAGATTTAAAAAAGACATCTTTAAGTCCACCACACAGCTCATAAGTGTGTTAATGCAAACATGAAATTGCATGCAATACAAAAATCAACCTTCAAGATATTGTATATTTTCAGCTTCCAAAATGCATCCCACAGAAATAATATGCAATATGATGCACTCCTTCAAAGTAATTAACGCCAAAATTGTAGATACCAATTTGACATAGCTAAATATCaagtttaatttaaaagttcaAGAGTATTTCATTGCTTCATAATATATCAGATGCATTGAAAGCTTTTTC
Protein-coding sequences here:
- the LOC18611704 gene encoding uncharacterized protein LOC18611704 isoform X2, yielding MHSDNGISLECRFSRSNSYPFLCDVNSLAWGVCGDTYNEHKDGPFRELLFVSGSQGVMVHAFCEHDNSSVPGATSEGEFREGTWVEWGPSSSSFQNIKEEESIDLSFECPGNVIDKGTANGQRGVPDKTSKKAGVDNLSGTATSKRWLQSFFTKAETIEYEGSIWTRLPEKSSFPCSAKVVSFGIFTGNLPVLRFLCKENSSSSKESCLETIGNLENGSHENLELSSSDICSETSYKCTRVFSSNSHQLIGFFLTLMNPASADTNDESEKSRCKNIIFVARLNSWGIQWVSLVKLQETVNTCPLVEWNDFRFSDDFLICLNASGLVFFYNAVSGEYVAHLDILQTCGLNRQVTLPEPESSALDDDMHSKSYYQHGSLFGRRTFRRLLVASYTSLVAVIDECGVVYVIYSGNHLPDKYYAFDKLLPHYKHLGLGMLVGWDVGGCDVSHQRIYFNSAHSCNLNSSSKMKEIVSFYDNIGSNLLQKIHGWNLYGNRCLCDSVLNGFSATSKVTGEKVHDSQIQFHLMRKVFLPTDRYSDDDCICFSPLGITRLIKRHNFKEPKSSQIVHFDLHTDSVVHDDRCLNSGSEKFSLHGREEACIGEAVGCTFQGCFYLVTKGGLSVVLPSFSVSPNFLPVETIGYQQPRISTGIGCQAKNTLGMEEPKMFLSPCKVEILDRVLLYEGPEEADRLCLENGWDLKFSRVRQLQMALDYLKFDEVKQSLEMLVGVNLAEEGVLRLLFAAVYLMFRKNGNDNEVSAASRLLQLATWFATKMIREYGLLQRKKDAFMLQGLDGTCLLALPPVLPDKAQNEMGYSVRLREMAHFLEIIRNLQYQLRAKLKKPGQGLVDQEEPLSIVDPNSLQEEFQFSTPLANSLETLNQYELQIPALTFPSNNNERLALVPDNSLSSEAYLDSEDSSESSALVSRGEISGKKILPSENPKEMIARWKIDKLDLKTVVKDALLSGRLPLAVLQLHLHRSSEFTSDEGPHDTFNEVSDIGRAIAYDLFLKGETGLAIATLQRLGEDVEVCLKQLLFGTVRRTLRMQIAEEMRIYGYLGSVEWNMLERISLIERLYPSCSFWKTFLDHQKGRMQVTSTLNSPGGVHLCLLDFFNHLTIECGEIDGVVLGSWANVNENSSDPALDLDGAHAGYWAAAAVWSKAWDQRTIDRIVLDQPFIMGVHVSWESQLEYYIYRNDWEEVFKLLDLVPTSVLSNGSLQIALDGFQPASTVECSGFPDFSNYICSVEELDAICMDVPDIKILRLSSSVMCSTWLRMLMEQELVKKLIFLKDYWEGTAEIVSLLARSGFVTNRYKISFEDNSIERLSDLHFSNSSENFHADTVQALDKLLIRYCAQYNLPNLLDLYLDHHKLVLNDDLLFSLQEAAGDCHWARLLLLSRIKGHEYDASFANARSIMSDNLVHGGNLRGHEVDEVICTIDDIAEGGGEMAALATLMYASAPIQNCLSSGSVNRHNSSTAQCTLENLRPTLQHYPTLWRTLVSGFGQDTTFSYFSTRVKNALADYLNWRDNIFFSTGRDTSLLQMLPCWFPKAVRRLIQLYVQGPLGWQTLSGLPTGESLLDRDIDFYINSDEQTEINAISWEATIQKHVEEELYHSSLEDTGLGLEHHLHRGRALAAFNHLLTSRVEKLKRDGRSSASAQTNVQSDVQTLLAPISESEESLLSSVMPFAITHFEDTVLVASSVFLLELCGSSASMLRVDVAALRRISFFYKSIENREKFTQLSPKGSAFHAASHDDNVMESLARALADECMHGDSLRNSKQKGSLISVSSKQPSRALVLVLQHLEKASLPLLVEGKTCGSWLLTGNGDGTELRSQQKAASQYWSLVTVFCQMHQLPLSTKYLAVLARDNDWVGFLSEAQIGGYSFDTVFQVASKEFSDPRLKIHILTVLKSMQSKKKASSQSYLDASEKRSESPFTEENVYIPVELFRVLADCEKQKNPGESLLLKAKDFSWSILAMIASCFPDVSPLSCLTVWLEITAARETKSIKVNDIASQIADNVAAAVEATNSLPAGSRALSFHYNRRSPKRRRLLESISRTPLSETSDSATRIFSDEGSIAGEDRNVELGEQINVSSDLNEGPASLTKMVAVLCEQRLFLPLLRAFEMFLPSCSLLPFIRALQAFSQMRLSEASAHLGSFSVRIKEEPSHLQTNIGRECQIGISWISSTAIKAADATLSTCPSPYEKRCLLQLLAAADFGDGGSAAAYYRRLYWKINLAEPSLRKNDGLHLGNETLDDSSLLTALEENRQWEQARNWARQLEASGGPWKSTVHQVTEIQAESMVAEWKEFLWDVPEERVALWDHCQTLFVRYSYPALQVGLFFLKHAEAVEKDLPASELHEMLLLSLQWLSGMITQSKPVYPLHLLREIETRVWLLAVESEAQVKSEGEISLTSSSRNPVTGNSSNIIDRTASVITKMDNHINLMNSRTVEKYDAREVHHRNQGLDSSSSTVTIGSSKTKRRAKGYVPSRRPLVDTIEKGLEPEDSSNPPNLRNDFQLQDESFRIEISSPKWEERVGPAELERAVLSLLEFGQITAAKQLQQKLSPGQMPSEFILVDTALKLAAISTPTSERLIAKLDEEFLSVIQSYNIPTDQHFIYPLQVLENLATVFTEGSGRGLCKRIIAVVKAAKVLGLSFLEAFGKQPVELLQLLSLKAQESFEEANLLVQTHVMPAASIAQILAESFLKGLLAAHRGGYMDSQKEEGPAPLLWRFSDFLKWAELCPSEPEIGHALMRLVITGQEIPHACEVELLILSHHFYKSSACLDGVDVLVALAATRVEAYVSEGDFACLARLITGVGNFHALNFILGILIENGQLDLLLRKYSTAADTNAGTAEAVRGFRMAVLTSLKHFNPYDLDAFAMVYNHFDMKHETAALLESRAEQASLQWFQRYDRDQNEDLLESMRYFIEAAEVHSSIDAGNKTRRACAQASLVSLQIRMPDSKWLNLSETNARRALVEQSRFQEALIVAEAYGLNQPTEWALVLWNQMLNPELTEEFVAEFVAVLPLQPSMLIELARFYRAEVAARGDQSQFSVWLTGGGLPAEWAKYLERSFRCLLKRTRDLRLQLQLATAATGFADVVDACMKALDRVPDTAAPLVLRKGHGGAYLPLM